In Flavobacterium gelatinilyticum, a genomic segment contains:
- a CDS encoding DUF3078 domain-containing protein, with the protein MNLLRSTLLLLLLLFSTKNFAQLIQTTLDPNQIPKLPSNWNKKNQLGFDISEIAFVNWSAGGTSSISGLFKGEFNRTYIKKNHKWANELIVKYGLNKQDGTELRKTDDALLLNSTYGFRKDTLSNWYYSAKFNFNTQFTNGYNYPNKDIAISKPFAPAYVFLGAGAENSNKQKNRTFYFSPITLKTTLVLDQYLANQGSFGVKKAIYGPDPLDPANQILIEEGQRIKAEFGILFTGYMKNEIYKNVFYENRLSLYTDYLNRFGNVDIDYDTRLDLVVNAYVKANIGVHLVYDDDIKTKKDIVDPATGAKSQVNDGPRMQLRQVLGVGLVYAFQ; encoded by the coding sequence ATGAATTTACTACGTTCCACCCTTTTACTACTGCTGCTCTTGTTCTCGACCAAGAACTTTGCTCAGCTGATACAAACGACATTAGATCCCAATCAAATACCAAAACTTCCATCAAACTGGAATAAAAAAAATCAATTAGGATTTGACATTTCAGAGATCGCTTTTGTAAACTGGAGCGCGGGGGGAACCAGTTCTATTTCTGGTTTATTTAAAGGTGAATTTAACAGAACTTACATAAAAAAGAATCATAAATGGGCTAACGAGCTTATTGTAAAATATGGTTTAAATAAACAGGACGGTACAGAGCTTAGAAAAACAGATGACGCTCTTTTGCTAAACTCGACTTATGGTTTTAGAAAAGATACACTTTCAAACTGGTATTATTCTGCTAAATTTAACTTCAATACCCAATTTACAAACGGTTATAATTATCCAAACAAGGATATTGCCATATCGAAACCTTTTGCACCAGCTTATGTATTCCTTGGAGCCGGAGCAGAGAATTCGAACAAACAAAAAAACAGAACATTTTACTTCTCTCCTATTACGCTAAAAACTACTTTAGTATTAGACCAATATCTTGCCAATCAAGGTTCTTTTGGTGTTAAAAAAGCTATTTACGGACCAGATCCTTTAGATCCGGCTAATCAGATTTTAATTGAGGAAGGGCAAAGAATCAAAGCGGAGTTTGGTATTCTTTTTACGGGTTACATGAAAAACGAAATTTATAAAAACGTTTTTTATGAAAACAGATTAAGCTTATATACTGATTATTTGAACCGATTTGGAAATGTCGATATCGATTATGATACACGTCTTGATCTTGTCGTAAATGCTTATGTAAAAGCGAATATTGGCGTACATTTAGTGTATGACGACGATATTAAAACCAAAAAAGATATTGTTGACCCAGCGACTGGTGCAAAATCGCAGGTTAATGACGGACCAAGAATGCAGCTAAGACAAGTTCTTGGTGTTGGTCTGGTTTATGCTTTTCAATAA
- a CDS encoding deoxyguanosinetriphosphate triphosphohydrolase — MNWEQLLSLKKQGDTSKRLRIEQDDTRLGFEVDYDRIIFSAAFRSLQDKTQVIPLSKTDFVHTRLTHSLEVSVVGRSLGRLVGKKILEKYPYLKEVHGYHMNDFGAIVAAASLAHDIGNPPFGHSGEKAIGEYFSSGKGLKYKDKLTAKQWQDLIDFEGNANGFSVLTGSRPGIEGGLRISYATLGAFMKYPKESLPKKPTNNIADKKYGFFQLDKVFFQEVAEDMGLIANKEDGDLGYERHPLAYLVEAADDICYTIIDFEDGINLGLVSEDYALEYLIKLVKDNIGVAKYKLLETKEDRISYLRALAIGALINDAVDVFIENEEAILAGNFPYALTEKSKYKAQMKDIINLSVEKIYQSREVIEKEIVGYQIIQTLLDKFITAFNNKYEGTASNYDKLILKMLPEKHHLEKANLYERLLHICHYVSLLTDGNALELYEMISGTKKR; from the coding sequence ATGAACTGGGAACAACTTTTATCTCTTAAGAAACAAGGCGACACAAGTAAAAGATTACGTATAGAACAAGATGATACACGATTAGGTTTTGAGGTAGATTACGACCGCATTATCTTCTCGGCCGCGTTTCGCTCATTACAGGATAAAACCCAGGTTATTCCGCTTTCTAAAACAGATTTTGTTCATACACGACTCACACACAGTTTAGAAGTATCGGTTGTAGGAAGATCTTTAGGACGTTTGGTTGGAAAAAAAATCCTTGAAAAATACCCATATTTAAAAGAAGTTCACGGCTATCATATGAATGATTTTGGTGCTATTGTGGCTGCGGCTTCATTGGCACATGATATTGGGAATCCACCATTTGGACATTCTGGAGAAAAAGCAATCGGCGAATATTTTTCCAGCGGAAAAGGACTAAAATACAAAGACAAACTTACGGCTAAACAATGGCAGGATTTGATTGATTTTGAGGGAAATGCAAACGGATTTTCTGTCCTTACCGGAAGCCGTCCCGGAATTGAAGGCGGACTTAGGATTTCATACGCTACTTTGGGCGCTTTTATGAAATACCCAAAAGAAAGTCTTCCTAAAAAACCAACCAATAATATAGCCGATAAAAAATACGGTTTCTTTCAGTTAGACAAAGTATTCTTTCAGGAAGTTGCTGAAGATATGGGGTTGATTGCCAATAAAGAAGACGGCGATCTAGGTTACGAAAGACATCCTCTGGCTTATTTAGTTGAAGCTGCAGATGATATCTGCTACACCATAATTGATTTTGAAGACGGAATCAATTTAGGTTTGGTTTCTGAAGATTATGCTTTAGAATATTTAATCAAGCTGGTAAAAGATAATATTGGTGTTGCCAAATATAAACTGCTTGAAACAAAAGAAGATAGAATCAGTTACCTGCGTGCTTTGGCAATTGGAGCTTTAATTAATGATGCAGTTGATGTATTTATTGAAAATGAAGAAGCAATTCTGGCAGGAAATTTTCCGTATGCTTTGACAGAAAAAAGCAAATACAAAGCCCAGATGAAAGATATTATTAACTTAAGTGTCGAAAAAATCTATCAGAGCCGTGAAGTAATCGAAAAAGAAATTGTAGGTTATCAAATTATCCAGACACTTCTGGATAAATTTATAACGGCATTTAATAACAAATATGAAGGGACAGCATCAAATTATGATAAATTAATCCTAAAAATGCTCCCTGAAAAACATCATCTGGAAAAAGCTAATTTATACGAGCGTCTGCTTCATATCTGCCATTATGTATCTCTTTTGACAGATGGAAATGCGTTAGAATTATATGAAATGATCAGCGGTACAAAAAAGCGCTGA
- the pflA gene encoding pyruvate formate-lyase-activating protein, whose translation MYFPLQDIEAVKLNIDDPDHLRIHSLETFGTHDGPGIRMVVFVQGCQFRCLYCQNPDTLDVKGGSLVEIEELVKRAVRQKSYFGKTGGVTVSGGEPLLQRTKLLHFFKRLHEEGINTCLDTNGRLNNHQAHELFDNSDILLLDVKHINDDIHHKLTGLTNKNTLEVAAYRESTGKPMWLRYVLVPGWTDQPEYLEEWGQYFTNYKTVERVEIIPFHQLGSQKWELLKMPYALKETKPPTKESKEEALAIFQKYFKNVILK comes from the coding sequence ATGTATTTTCCATTACAAGATATTGAAGCTGTTAAATTAAACATTGACGATCCGGATCATTTGAGAATACATTCTCTTGAAACTTTCGGAACCCACGACGGACCCGGCATCAGAATGGTGGTTTTTGTACAAGGATGCCAGTTTAGATGTTTGTACTGCCAAAACCCCGATACACTCGATGTAAAAGGCGGTTCATTAGTCGAAATAGAAGAATTGGTAAAAAGAGCTGTTCGTCAAAAAAGTTATTTCGGGAAAACCGGCGGTGTAACCGTTTCCGGCGGAGAACCCTTATTGCAGCGAACAAAATTGCTTCACTTTTTTAAACGCCTTCATGAAGAAGGAATTAATACCTGTCTGGATACCAATGGCAGGCTTAACAACCATCAGGCACACGAACTTTTTGATAATTCAGATATACTTCTTCTGGATGTAAAACACATCAACGACGATATACATCACAAATTAACAGGCCTGACCAACAAAAATACTTTAGAAGTTGCAGCTTACAGAGAATCAACGGGAAAACCTATGTGGCTGCGCTATGTTCTAGTTCCCGGCTGGACAGATCAGCCCGAATATCTCGAAGAATGGGGGCAGTATTTTACAAATTATAAAACCGTTGAAAGAGTCGAAATTATTCCGTTTCATCAGCTGGGATCTCAAAAATGGGAATTGCTGAAAATGCCGTATGCACTAAAAGAAACAAAGCCGCCTACGAAAGAAAGCAAAGAAGAAGCATTGGCCATTTTTCAGAAATACTTTAAAAATGTCATACTTAAGTAG